AAGGAACAACAAGAAGGAAGTTGAGGCTTTCATGAGAATCCTTAGAAATTTTACGCTTGCTTCGGGTCAACAAATAAACTTGGAAAAATCCATGGTTTTATTTAGTCTAAAGACTCCCATGGACTAAAGACGAATGTTGGGCAACATGCTCCGCATGAAAGTAGTTGAAAGTTTAGATAACTATCTCGGTTTTCCCCTCCATGTTGGAAAGAAAATGTCTAAGGCTTTCGTTAGTATTATTAATCGTTTCTCATGCAGGATTAATAGTTGGTCAAAAAGACTCATCTCTTATAGGGGCAAAGAAatctttattaaatatatattacaatccTTGCCAACTTAcgctttttatgtttttctcgCACCTAGAGGTTCTATCGAGGAGATGCAAGCAAATATATGAAGAATGTGGTGGGCATGTAAAGATAAAGGGCATGGGTGGGCTATGCTAGCTTGGGACAAAGTATGCATGTTGAAAGGAATGGGAGAGCTGAAATTTGGAGACATTCGACTATTCAACATAGCTCTTCTTGGCAGACAAGTGCGGAGGCTACTCACGATCAAGGACACGTTGTGTTATGATGTCCTTAGCTCTAAATACTTCCCTAAAGGTGACATATTTCAATCCAAAAAAGTTGATAAACCGTCGTTCACATGAAACAGTATTGCAACTATTGCGAGAGTCCTCAAAGATAGTTTTGGGTGGCAAATAGGGAATGATGGAAAAATTTATATCCACAAGGACAACTAGGGTTTCGAAAGGATTGACAACGATTTGATTCATGATTTTGGTCAGACTATTTATGAAAAGAAAGTGCACGAGCTTTGGAATAAGGAGAGTACGTGCTGGAATATTAATAGAGTTTATGAGATTTATGGCAGTTGCATGGGGGAGCGAATATGCAACCTTCCTTTCTTTCCCAACGGTCCGAATGATAGCATAATCTAATTCCAAAACCATCATGGTTCTTATACTTCTAAAACTGCTTACTCGTGGCTCCTTCTTAAACAAGTGGGCATGGGGCCTCATAGATTTTTTTGGAAAACGATATGGAAACTTAAAACTCTCCCAAAAATTAGGGTGTTCGCTTGGTAGTTGGGTCATAAGCTCCTTCCTATGAAAGACAAGATTGCATCAATTCATCAGACTGCTGACAGTGATCGCTTTAGGTGCAGTAAAAAGAGAGAAACCCTTTTACACTCTCTAGGACTGCCCAAATGCTCGGGCTATTCTTACTATTGGGGGCCTTGGTAGGAGAATTATTAATAACGATTTCTCTAGCTGCATTGACTGGCTGGAAGAGGTGATAAGGGTCTTGGATAAGAAAGCCATGACCGATTTCATCACCATTTTATGGAATAGCTGGAATAATCGAAATAACATACTTTTTCAGAGTAAGGAGGAAGCTACTTGGGTTATCTGGAAGAGAGTTAAAAGTCTTAGTAAGGAGTTTCGTATTCATAATGTGATCAACAGGCCAATCTTACCGCCCCACTTGGTGGATAAGAAGTGGGAGAAACTACCTATTGATAAAGTAAAGATTAATTTTGATGTAGCTATTATAAACGGAAAAATAGGGTTTGGTGTTCTAGCACGTGACTCTGAGGGTTTTGTAATGGGTGGGAGTTGTGGTCTTAAATAGCATAGGATGCAGGCTGAGTGGGCTGAATTATATGCGTTTGAAAAAAGTATTAAGGTGGCAAGATCCTGAACATTGCTAAAGCTATCTTCGAAACAAACTGCGCAAGCCTAGCCAACAGAATTAGGAATCGGAGAGTGGATATCACAATTATGAGGCATCgtattaatgatttgtttaaatCCAAGGATATGCTTAACAATGTGGAGTTCAAATGGGTCAATCGTAATTGTAATAAGTCTACGAATTTTATGAGCAAGTATGCTATTACAAACAATTGTAACTTGAATTTTGGGATGGATTACCCTACGGCAATCCCTGAATTTGTAATGGTTGATgctattaattgaaattaacttttttagggctttttttcaaaaaaaaattattgaaataaataaatcattgcttgcaagtaaaataaaattattatttaattttaattatgtattatatttatttttatataaaaattaacaaaacatttaaaacatttaaaacattatacaaaaaaaaaattgaacctaCTGAATCTTAGCTCATTTGACATTAGCATTGTTACCAGTGCAGAAGGACACAAGTTCGAATGCGATAAAGCACATAATCCTCTTATTTGAGAAGGGGTTATGGTAGTTCTAGGTATTGTATCTGTTGAGTAATTTTATCTCGTATCATATTAATGAGAATATTCGAATATTTATACATACTATTACTGTTCACGACATGACCCCATTGTTCATGACTTGACCCCACTATTCCTAAGACTGACATTTTGAACAGACTTCAGGCATGCTGGATACTAGGGGTGtgcattcggttaaccgacccgaaatagctataaccgaattaactgaccttccaaaatttttgaccgttaaccgaaccgaattttttaaaaaaaattaacagaaccgaaattttttcggttaattaggtcagttaaccgaattaaccgaaaattgtatgatttttatttttggttaaaaattaaccaaattaaccaaattaactgaattacccgaattacccgaattgaatcactacataattaaaaatattacataagtctttgaatcactacataattaaaaacattatataattcttaaaattaacaCATAGTTGAAATGTAAGTCTTTAATATTCTCCATTTATATCCATTTCTTCTCTCCAAAAAATCTCCATttgcattaaacctaaaaaaacaaaaacatgtgTAATTGGGTAGATACTTAAGagttagactttagttttatttttattgggttggtaattgggtagactttagttttagttttattgggttgggtaattggttgggtaattgggtagactttagttttagttttattgggttggtaattgggttgggtaattgggttgggtttgataattttatttattaatttttttggttaaccgaaaaaaatcggttaaccgaccggtttcgaaccgaattaacagttaaccgaaaaattataaaaaaattaaccgacccctgaccgaaaaaatttggttaaccgattttttttttgttttacccgaattatgcacacccctactGGATACGTGTTTCACTTTAGGTTGCTTGCCAGACCACGCGGTCTCCCTTCTACGAGCTCCTTGAGTATATGCAAACTAAGACTGCGGTCTTCCCTTGGTTCGTGAGAGCTCTCCTTGCGAGTTGGGTCCGCGAGTTCCCCTCGCTATCCCCAATTGTCTGGTGAGACCTATCCGGATTGCGAGTAGGCGACCCGGATCCTACCTTAGATTTGGGCTGATGATCACTGATGTATAATagtatcaaaaaaataaattttgaaatcccataaataaaaaaaagtaaaattttagttatttagtatatttttattcctattttaaagaattttaatttcaattaaaaatatttatcaaagcttttcaaaatttgtaattaacaAATCATATGCATTCAATTTTTCTCTAATACAtacaaattctaaattaaaataaaactattaaatccTGAATTCTCATTACAAATAATTTGCCACATACAGACGCTagtgataaaaattatttattcatttatcaaaatactaattgataaaaattcagttaaattttatttattcatttactaaacatacagaaaaactataaaagaaacTTATGTCTTCTTTAttttagaatgaaaaaaaaacccttatctTCTCAATTATGTTAGTATGGTTTCCAACTCACCCCAGattacttttaaattaaatagttaaaatttaaagatatacAACATGTctcttatttttgaaatttagtctccatatttttattttaaagaatttagtcattctatttttcaattcaattgctaatataattaaaattcttcTACTAAACTTGTTGGTGtgacattctaatttttttaaaaagtactcATTCGAAAAAATATTACTACAAtagacttgaatttaacaaaaaagttAATGATGTTAACAATTCTTTAAATTTACatcaacatttaaatttaaaataaaatatttagactaactaatgacaCTATAAACGTCGAGGTACCAGATTATGTATAAAACTAAAGTATAAagatcaaatattaaatttaagcatagtataaggattaaaattgaaatttaactatttttgtataattacaAAGTAAAGGGATCACAAAAGAAATTTAGCCACTATTGTTagatatgtaaaaaaaaaagaagacgtAAGGACAGGTGTCAAAGAAGGAAGACCTTAGGGCCTTCCTTTATATAGTAGTATAAATAAgtaataattttagattaaaatatacttttatagaattttatatttagactCTATAGCTTAAaagttttaagttaaaaagattgtaggctaattattattgttgttggtAATTTCCAATAAAATTGGTCAGTGCACCATGTTTATTTTTGGTCaatcatatttttatcatatgaGAGTAGATTAATGAacatattaaattgataaattttaataaaaatactaataatgtTAATGATTAGActaagaattttaaataaaaaaaagtatgacttaatatttttttttatgtatttcaagtataaggattaaagcTAATATGGGAAGAATCAAATCAAGAAAAGTTGAAATGGTTGAACAGTGATGTATGAAGAACAGAAGGATGGGCTTTTTCAGTTTTCCTATTATTGGGCTTACCCGCAAAGACAGACAAAGGATAttttgagagagagagagcaagGACTTATAAATCAAGGCTCCCAAAGGGAGACCTTTAAAGAGACTCATAAATTGCTTTGCTTATTGGGTtatgtttgattcttttacatgGGATGGAAAATTCAAAACATAGGATCATCATTATGAAACAAATCTTGTAGTCGGGGAATAAACAAAGAAAGCTTAATTTTCATGTCGGCATTGATTTTAAGGCAAAAAAACACTTGCAATTAGCATGTGGTAAGTAATCATGGTACAAACAAAATCTTTGATCTCGTCGACTCCAAGAATTGGGGCTTCACTTTGGGTGAATTGCAAGGTTGTCCTTCATCATCTTTGCATATACATATACTAGAAATGACCAAAGAACTATTAGTGGGACAACATTCATTCATACTCATTTCatcttcatttttaattttaagaataataataagacACATAAACTTCATTATAATCATAATGTTGTTGTTTTAAGATTTGAGTTTTGTTAACTAAGTTAATCTTCTTGTCacatcataaaatttaatttattacaaattttgtttttactaaAGCATGTCTTATGTATTGTTAAATGGAGACAatattgttatatatttatataaaattctgTAGGCATTtaactcaataaaaattaaaattattttaaaataataaatattattataaaagtatgtttctctgttaatattttaatttaaaataaaccagACTTGCTCttccctttaaaaaaaacacacttTATTATCTCAGAATGTGAAAGCGGCTGCTTATCTTCATGTGAAAGAGCATGAAATAAGTGGGTGGCGGAAAATGAAGAGCAACGTGGCACACGTGGGGCTCACTGTAGGGGAAACAGGGATGGTTGACCAAAAACAGTggaagttagaagttttcttaCACGCTTATAAGTGTAAGAGAAACGACCCGTCAACATAAAGCAATTGGAACGGAATGGATGTTTTAGTCAAGGAAGGAGTTCTCCCACTCAGTCACACACTTTGTTTCAATTTTGCCTATTGCCattcttttacatttatatataaaacagaCCTCCGTGTCTTTGCTTGATTTGTATCACCTGAGTTTGGTTGGTTCAGATTAATTTGAGACATATACCAGATAAGGTAGGGTGGAAGAGGAGGGATGAAGATGCCGATAGGGTTCAGGTTCCATCCGACAGATGAAGAGCTGGTGGTTCATTACTTGAAGAGAAAGGCCTTAAGCCTTCCCTTACCTGCTTCAGTCATTTCCGAGTTTGATGTTTTGGGGACTCATCCTTGGAGCTTACCAGGTCagtaatttatatgtatgtatgtatgtatgtatgtatgtatgtatgtatgtatgtatgtatgttgcATCAGGTAGAGAAGAGAGTGTTAATAATTGGTGTGGGTGTTTTGAGTTTCAGGAGAGGTGAATGAAAAGAGGTATTTCTTTAGCAGCAGAGGCAGAGACGGAGGGGGCAGTGGTGGGTACTGGAAGCCCATTGGGAAAGAGAAACCAATAATAGAAACAGGAAGCAATGAGGTGGTAGGGATGAGAAGAGCTTTGATTTTCTGTGGAAGGAAGCCTTCTAATCACACCAACACTCGATGGTTCTTGCATCAGTATCGCCTTCTTCATTTTAATTCAACTCAGGTAATATAATTAAGGCTTAAGGGTACAAcctgatttctttttttcttaatgcAATTTTTCAATTATCAATTCTTTTTAACTGCTAATGGTTTATCCTTAAAATGTAATTCTTAAtgttttctctattttaaattattttcatgttacctgacaaaaaatgattttctttaaaattattaaatatagaaaagtgtaaatattattgtaaatgacaaaaaatttaaaatatagatttttaaaaaagaaggaaattactgaatatatataaaattacaaaacgttacaaaaattattaaacaaaatttaaaaaataaaatccaaagtTTTTCCACTTCCCCAATAACCTTCGTTAACAGTACAatacatattaattatttgatccTTGAAACCAATTATTTCTTTACTTCCACCATCAGAGAATAATACTCTAACTGCTGTGCCCGTCCACTATTATTATGTTGGTCATTGTTGTGCTCGTCTATTGTGAGTCTTTTATCTATCTTCACGTTGTTCACTAGTATTCTCCCTCACCCATTAACAACCAAGGAAATCATCCATGACAGTGCCAACATTTTCAG
The sequence above is a segment of the Gossypium raimondii isolate GPD5lz chromosome 4, ASM2569854v1, whole genome shotgun sequence genome. Coding sequences within it:
- the LOC105780919 gene encoding NAC domain-containing protein 83, producing the protein MKMPIGFRFHPTDEELVVHYLKRKALSLPLPASVISEFDVLGTHPWSLPGEVNEKRYFFSSRGRDGGGSGGYWKPIGKEKPIIETGSNEVVGMRRALIFCGRKPSNHTNTRWFLHQYRLLHFNSTQMVKGEMDGDWLVFQVFQRKRKARKHAAKMATCIDFTAEDCPVFYPPPPPTSPSSSEITEVSPNGLDEEESSSFITSCIRN